The genomic window ACCAGCAAAACTTGTGGTGTTGAGGggtcaaaaataaacaaaaaatggaGCTAAAAGatcaatactttattttgccaatGCATTTCGGCACACGGGCCTTCGTCAGGGCTATGCCTGCTGTACAGTACAGTATACagcgatttcggacgcagcataagctttttTCGCATGCACTTTTCCCATAGGGAAACAACCAGCTATGAgttgaatcacaacattacaaacttttacatgaagcaaaaaaatatttgaaaatcagaTAAAAAGACACAAGAGGGAAAGGACTGCAATCTCAGAAGCATTGCGaatgacaacaacaacagataaatataaaaaccATTGATTTAAAGACATTGATTGTGTATATAGATCAATTCTGGTCCGTTTGCCTAAGGCAGTCGCACCAGTTGCGCCGCTCTAAGGACGGCCCTGACTACGAAACATTTTTGGTAAGGGTAAAAGATCTGGCAGAATATATTGTAAAAGCGAAATAAATGGTCACACTGTAGAGCTCTAAACTATTACTTTTTGGTTTTCAACCACTAAATTAAGTAACATAAATCGCTGTGTAAATGTTCTTCAAAGTGTGGTTTTCTTTCCTGTTTGCAGGTGAACTCAGAAGAACATGTGAACGCAGAGGGTGAGGCCACTTTGTGGACACGCATCATCCCTGATGAAATTCTGGCTAAGATCTCAGGGGGGAAGGAGGTTCCTGCAGACAAGATCACAGTGTGGATCGATCCACTGGACGCCACTCAGGAATACACAGGTCTGGTACAACTCTTTATTTATAAATCATATCATATAAATCAACTGCAggtttttcaggaaaaaaaatatcttaaatttgCTACTATATTTGTGTAGGTTATCCATGTAGGATTTGTAGTTTCATTGTGTAAGTTCTGCTGTTGTAGTAGTATGTAAGTGCTGTACCAGGATGTAAatcctgtttgttttttaacagaAAATCTCCGAAAGTATGTCACCACCATGGTGTGTGTGGCTGTGGATGGGAATCCTGTTATAGGCGTGATCCACAAACCTTTCACTGGGTACACAGGTGTGTTTGAGCTTTACAGACATATTCAAAACCAGATTACCAGATGGCTTTGGAAACAGGATCTAGGAGCTATTTTGTGAAAGCTGTGATGTTCAAAtagttttcattgtttattttctGCACTTGTTTGGTAACCTCAAATATGTGGTTCTTTGACAAGTATGTGttaatgattaataaacaaGGAAAcacataattaaaattatattaatgtgAGACTTTAAGATAATCTTTAGTGTCTTTAATGACAATTGCAGTAATTGATTATTGTTTATAAGGGCAGTAATGGTCATTATACCTACACTGTCCTGTTCTGACTGTTCTTTTTTAATGGATTCATATTGTGGTGCTCAAACGTGCTCTCTCATCCTCAGCATGGGGTTTTGTTGGAGAAGGATCCAATGTGGTGCCTCGTGCTTCCTACAACACAAACCCTCCTAAGGTGATTGTCTCACGCTCGCATTCGGGCAAGGTGAAGAGCTTCGTTCAGGCTGCCTTTGGCAACAATACGGAAATTATACCAGCAGGGGGCGCAGGTACTGCATTCTGGAAGATCATCTCCTGTTGAaatagatattttgaaaaaaatttttttaaaataaatatgttcactgccttttggggtcagtaagattttaatgaattaatagtgacagtgaagacacaaaaaatctatttaaaaataaatgctgttgttttaacATTTCTATTCCTCacagaatcttgaaaaaatgtgttatggtttccacaaaaacattgttttcaacattgataataataagaaatgtttcttgagcagcaaatcagcatattagaatgatttctgatggatcatgtgacactaaagactggaggaatgatgctgaaaattcagctttaccatcacaggaataaattacatttttaaaatatattcaaataaaaaagttattttaaattgcaatattatttcacaatataactgttatatatttgtatatatactatatttctgattaaaaattcagccttggtgagcaaaaaagacttctttcaaaaacatttaatacatCAAACTTTTGAAGAGtagtgtattaaaatattttttttttttgtacaaatatGAATATCAACAGTTAAGTAccataattaattataaaaataattccttaatatatattatatttttttttaaataaaggcaTTTTAATTAACTGTGCATGATcgaataaataattaattactatTATGTTTACTTAATACATATTGCTTGTGTTATTGTGAATTATTCATTGGTTCCTTTTATTCTAAAgtataaaaatgtttgtaatagttcattagtatttatatttaataaacatttaaagaacATATTagttataaattcaaatagcATTCTTATATTTCAACCCCTTGTCAAATCGTCATAATCCAATTAATTCCAATTGGATACAATTTCAAATCCCATTCTACTTTTTTCTTATTGAGTACAAAATAGTTATGAATGGCAATTCAAATGGACTGTGGCATTGGAAAATACAACTGTACTCTGATTCAGAAACCTTTGCACTTTCCCCCTACAGGATATAAGGTATTGGCTCTTCTAGACTCCAATGATAAGGAACAAGAGATGGCCGACATGTACATCCATGTGACATACATCAAAAAGTGGGATATCTGTGCGGGCGATGCCATCTTGAGGGCTCTTGGTGGTCAAATGACAACTCTGAAAGGAGAGCAGATTGATTACTCGGGGTCAGAAGGAAACACAGGCGGCCTGCTAGCCAGCATCAAAACTGACCACAAAGGATTGGTGAAAAAACTCCCACCTTGGGAAGAgaacaaacaataataaatcaCCGCCCGGTCCTTTCTCCAACACTCCCATGTTCTTCAGTACCACACAGGTGTGTAGAAATATGAGGAATAAGCTTGTGATACGAGACGGCTGATCCAACACCGGTAGTTCAGTTTAATGTGTAAAGAATACCCAAATGACTTTGAGAACTGTTCGATTTTACACAAAGGAAGCGTGCCTTTGGCTTGTACGAATCATTAGTATgacacaatttaaagaatgtttaagtgtaaatgaagtaaaaataCGGGGGTCAAATCATGAGGTCACCTTATTTTAATAAAAGGTGAACTAGTAGCTctatttcatgtttgttttttgaggaTGTCGTTTTCAGACTGGTTTTGGATGAAGATTTAACTGTGAATCCAGATAACTTGAATATGACGTCCTTGTGCGTAGCACTACTAAGCATAATTGACAACATTGTTCCCCTTCTGATGGCGTTTTTTCGGTTTTCTGTCAGATCTCAGTTTGTACAGTTTATACACTGATACCTGAATTGCTGTGTGATTAGACTACAGAGGTTTAAGTACCATTtgtaaataaaagtatataatataGTATGTTGTTTAAAGTTTGAAATCCTCTTTTGTTTCTAAGGAAAGTTGGAAGTTAAAATGGATTTAATGGAGTAGTAACTCGGAAGTCGTCATTCAGATGTTGATCTATCGTAGGGTTTTTCACTGTGATTGACAATTTAAAAACGTATTTTTGTATTCCTACCCTTTCAATGATTGTTTGTTGAGTCCACTTGGATAGTCATAGTACTGTTTCCcttctgacaaaaacattgtgtGCATGAAAAAAGAGAATAATGGGGAGGGGGAAAAAACTGCATGTGCCCTTTTACAGATCTTGTCTGAAATTTGAGGCATGTTATTTGGAATCACATTGATTGACGTCATCATTCTgcctttaataaataaagtatatGGGTTTTATGAAAAATGAACCTTCATATTTTTGGTGGTGAAATACACAGTTGTGAATCATGTccaaaaacgctttggtggagggaattcataaaatatagttaaaattaaaaatgaattcaaacaaAATCCATAAAGTGATCTGTGCACTAGAAGGTTATGAatatatgaagcgcctgacaaCCTTTTTAAGGTTTTCACCTTTTATTCTAAGACTGTACTTTTATTGCATTTAAGTTTTCTCCAAACATCTGTTAACAGATTATACAATGGTTCTTATCAGTATTTGTCTATTACACATAAAGATGCTCATAAATGTGAACTAAAAGGAGCATCTGTTTTTCCCACCACAAGGTGGCAGGTTAgtttttatctctctctcttttttttttgtatttttttacatGCAGTAGAGCAAAGAAAGTATGTTTTATGATCATGGATGCATAAAGAATTTCTTGACCAGCATAAACTGAATCGTTAAAACCAGCAGTGAGATGTTAAAACGTACACAGCAGGCAGTGAAACCAAGCCCCTCGATTCTTGTTTTTCCTCACCATCACACTCATGCAGCATTAAATGAGTTTGCCAGCACTTCACAGCTCACGTTTTACATTTCTGCAGATGTCTTCAATTATCACAGCATGCCATTCTAACCCTCTGTGACAGAGCCTCCACTCCAGTGTGTCGATGAACCCCCCGTGATGATGCGGAATTACAAAAAATCATGTCAATCTCTCGAGATGGCTTTtatggaagaaaaaataaatccatatttACAGTGGATAAATCTGCGGGACACATTCATATGTTCGAAATAAATGTTCGACGTGATTACAAAGAGTGGGCCTATATAATGTGAAAGATGTGTATGCTTCCTCCTGAtcaaaaattataaacatgacTGGTTGCTGATACTTGCCATGATGAGCATATTTATGGATTATTGCATTATTCATAGTTACTATCTATTATCTCACTGGTCATATTGATGTGTTGCTAAAAGCCTTGGTGCCATTTTCTTTGATGTGCTAAAGGGAATGctttttatggtgtttttattCAGCCTGGCCCAGCTCCAGAATATGGATGTTCTtggtaaaatgtttatttacttTACAGTCAACACACCTCATGTTCCTATAACTTTTATGTTCCAATTGacttttattaaaacataaaatatctgaaaattattttatttaaatatatatataattttccactctttgttatattgcagctatttgctaaaatcatttaagttcatttttttcctcattaatgtacacacagcaccccatattgacagaaaaacacagaattgttgacatttttgcagatttattaaaaaagaaaaactgaaatatcacatggtcctaagtattcagaccctttgctgtgacactcatatatttaactcaggtgctgtccatttcttctgatcatccttgagatggttctacaccttcatttgagtccagctgtgtttgattatactgattggacttgattaggaaagccacacacctgcctatataagaccttacagctcacagtgcatgtcagagcaaatgagaatcatgaggtcaaaggaactgcctgaagagcccagagacagaattgtggcaaggcacagatctggccaaggttacaaaaaaaattctgctgcacttaaggttcctaagagcacagtggcctccataatccttaaatggaagacatttgggacgaccagaacccttcctagagctggccgtccggccaaactgagctatcgggggagaagagccttggtgagagaggtaaagaagaacccaaaaatcactgtggctgagctccattGATGCTCAGGACAGTTGACAGGCCAGTGCTGCATCACCACAGAagtttaagccttgccaatttaaatattcaagcacaagaagatGCGAAAGGCAACTCAATTTGTTACTCGCATGCTGTGTGGGAAGCTTAAACATCCGTAGCTCGCGCCCAGAAAGCTGCGTCTCAGACAGCGCAAgatactgaattgagttctctttcatgtcttcttGCACTTAAACAGACATATCCTTGTAAACAGCCAGTTAACAGTCTTAAGAACATAAACacttgagggaaaaaaaatgcatgtgtatcagtatattggatctgtgcattcgctcttaaagctgtctgtttttaatgtctatcaaacaacaaaagacagaaaaaacaCTCACTCACAATAtagactgaataacttttgtaactttaataaggattaatctacaGTATGTTTTATGGCTGATAAAAa from Megalobrama amblycephala isolate DHTTF-2021 linkage group LG17, ASM1881202v1, whole genome shotgun sequence includes these protein-coding regions:
- the bpnt2 gene encoding inositol monophosphatase 3, with protein sequence MAPMGIRLSPLGIAVFCLLGIGVIYHLYAGVLSSRFASFRQKPNVDLRDLLALSMEAAVQGGREVKRIREDNTLEEKSKGKTKEGASEKLTLGDLNSHRKMFYLMKNTYPYIQVNSEEHVNAEGEATLWTRIIPDEILAKISGGKEVPADKITVWIDPLDATQEYTENLRKYVTTMVCVAVDGNPVIGVIHKPFTGYTAWGFVGEGSNVVPRASYNTNPPKVIVSRSHSGKVKSFVQAAFGNNTEIIPAGGAGYKVLALLDSNDKEQEMADMYIHVTYIKKWDICAGDAILRALGGQMTTLKGEQIDYSGSEGNTGGLLASIKTDHKGLVKKLPPWEENKQ